TCACCAGCTTTGACATTTCATCACGACGTTTGAGGCTTAAGACGCAAATGCGATCCACTTTTGCTTTGTTTTCCAAAACAAAATCAAAGGCGGAGTGTTTCTGAGCCATTTGGGCTATCAACGCATGGAACTCTTGATCAAGTCGATGAAAGGCCCCTCGGTCATCGTCTTTTGAGGCCAAGGCCTGGTGATCCAGATTTGTCAAAAAACGCGGGCTGAATTCATCGTCCCAACGGCGCGCGGCGACACGGATGATTTCTAACTCAACAGACAGGCGGATGAACCGCGCGGTTTGAATGTCGGATATGGAGAATTTGCGCACCAATGTCGCGCGTTGTGGCTGGATCAGTAACAGGTTCATATTGCCGAGGCGGTTGAAGGCGTCTCTGACCGGTTGGCGGGACAGGCTAAATTGCCCCGCCACATCTGCCTCAGATATCTTTGCACCCGGGAGCAACTTGAGGGTGATGATCTGCTCATAGAGCGCATCAAAAACCATATCCGCGCTGGTTCGCCGCGCGAGTGTTTCCGGGGTTATCCTCATATGATCTCGTTTTGCATTTGCTCGAAATCCTGCGAGGTACCGGCCGCATCCAAGTCCGCAATGGACCTGGTCGCATAAAAGCGCGTACAACGCGCAGCTCTCACATGCCACAAAGGGGTCGTCATCGCGCCAACCATCCGCCATCTACATTCAGCACAGCACCGTTTACATAATCCGACGCAGGTGCAGATAAAAAAACGGCGCTCTGGGCGATGTCTTCGGGATTTCCCCAGCGCCCTGCCGGGATGCGTTCCAAAATCGCGGTATTGCGTTCAGGGTTGTTGCGCAGCGCTTCGGTATTGTTTGTGCTGACATAGCCGGGCGCGATTGCGTTCACGTTGATGCCCTTGGCTGCCCACTCATTGCACAGTGCCTTGGTCAAGCCCGCGACCCCGTGTTTAGACGCGGTATAAGAGGGGACCCTGATCCCGCCCTGAAAGGACAGCAGTGAGGCGATGTTCACGATTTTTCCGTGAACCTCGCGTTGCATAACAGCCTTGGCAAAGGCCTGTGATGTGAGGAAAACCGCCTTGAGATTGATGTCCATCACGTCATCCCAGTCGCTTTCCGACATATCCACACTGTCCGCACGGCGAATGATGCCCGCATTGTTGATCAAAATGTCGACATGGTGCTCTGTGAACACGTCCCGCGCCGCGTGTGGATCCGCGAAGTCAAGTGTGAGTTCCTCCGCGCGATCAATACTGACCACGGTCTGCGCGCAAGAAGATCGCCCGGCGCAGATAACATGTGCGCCCGCCTGTCCCAAAGCCACGGCAATCGCCTGTCCGATGCCGGTGTTGGCGCCGGTCACCAGCGCCTTTTTCCCGTCCAGTGAAAAAGCACTCACCGCAAATCCTCCATCGCAACCATATCCATGTCGCGAAAGTCCACGTTGTCCCCCGCCATCGCCCAACAAAACGAATAGCTTCCCGTGCCGCAGCCGCTGTGTATGGACCAAGGCGGCGAGACCACGGCGTCTTCGTTTTTCATGATGATGTGCCGGGTTTCGTCGGGTTTTCCCATAAAGTGAAAAACGCGGTTTTCCGC
This genomic interval from Paracoccaceae bacterium contains the following:
- a CDS encoding GntR family transcriptional regulator encodes the protein MRITPETLARRTSADMVFDALYEQIITLKLLPGAKISEADVAGQFSLSRQPVRDAFNRLGNMNLLLIQPQRATLVRKFSISDIQTARFIRLSVELEIIRVAARRWDDEFSPRFLTNLDHQALASKDDDRGAFHRLDQEFHALIAQMAQKHSAFDFVLENKAKVDRICVLSLKRRDEMSKLVTDHRQIFKALSCGDPDSSAEALRTHLSRIEQTIKAVHLSHAEYFDNT
- the kduD gene encoding 2-dehydro-3-deoxy-D-gluconate 5-dehydrogenase KduD, giving the protein MSAFSLDGKKALVTGANTGIGQAIAVALGQAGAHVICAGRSSCAQTVVSIDRAEELTLDFADPHAARDVFTEHHVDILINNAGIIRRADSVDMSESDWDDVMDINLKAVFLTSQAFAKAVMQREVHGKIVNIASLLSFQGGIRVPSYTASKHGVAGLTKALCNEWAAKGINVNAIAPGYVSTNNTEALRNNPERNTAILERIPAGRWGNPEDIAQSAVFLSAPASDYVNGAVLNVDGGWLAR